The following proteins are co-located in the Candidatus Methanoperedens sp. genome:
- a CDS encoding transcription elongation factor Spt5, whose translation MNDEVKEESAPIYVVKTTANQERAVANLIEKVAKKEHLDIRAILAPDELKGYILVEAAGPEVVEQVIQTLPHARTLVKGQSNFAEVEHFLTPKLTVTGITEGSIVELVSGPFKGEKARVKRIDEAHEEITVELFEAMVPIPVTVRGDNVRILKREEIEK comes from the coding sequence ATGAACGATGAGGTGAAAGAGGAATCTGCTCCCATTTATGTGGTCAAGACAACGGCGAACCAGGAAAGGGCAGTGGCCAACCTGATCGAGAAAGTGGCAAAAAAAGAGCATCTTGATATTCGCGCGATCCTGGCGCCCGATGAATTAAAAGGATACATACTCGTCGAGGCTGCAGGACCAGAGGTCGTTGAACAGGTCATTCAGACGCTGCCGCACGCGCGCACGCTGGTGAAAGGTCAGTCCAATTTTGCCGAGGTCGAGCACTTTCTGACGCCCAAACTCACGGTCACGGGTATCACAGAGGGCAGTATAGTGGAGCTTGTATCCGGTCCTTTCAAGGGTGAAAAGGCAAGAGTAAAAAGGATAGATGAAGCTCATGAAGAGATCACCGTCGAGCTGTTCGAGGCGATGGTGCCCATCCCTGTGACGGTCCGCGGTGATAACGTGAGGATTCTGAAACGTGAAGAAATAGAGAAATAA
- a CDS encoding 50S ribosomal protein L11: protein MVTTLEALVPGGSATPGPPLGPSLGPLGVNVKAIIDKINQETKAFAGMQVPVKIIVDDKKQFTIQVGTPPTSSLIKKELGVETGSGTPNTKTIGNLTAKQAVKIARMKKSDTLSKTLKNAVKEVVGSCVPLGVTFEGLNPKEAIVAINSGKFDADLNEPF from the coding sequence ATGGTAACCACATTAGAAGCATTAGTCCCCGGCGGTTCTGCAACCCCGGGTCCGCCACTTGGTCCATCGCTTGGTCCGCTCGGCGTGAATGTAAAGGCAATCATAGATAAGATAAACCAGGAGACAAAAGCGTTCGCCGGAATGCAGGTCCCTGTCAAAATAATAGTTGACGATAAGAAGCAGTTCACGATCCAGGTCGGGACACCGCCAACCTCGTCGCTCATAAAGAAAGAACTGGGAGTCGAAACGGGCTCCGGTACACCGAACACGAAGACGATCGGCAATCTCACTGCTAAACAGGCAGTGAAAATAGCGCGCATGAAGAAGAGCGACACTCTCTCAAAGACATTGAAAAATGCGGTGAAAGAGGTCGTGGGCTCATGCGTTCCCCTTGGTGTGACCTTCGAGGGTCTGAATCCAAAGGAAGCTATTGTAGCGATCAACAGCGGCAAGTTCGATGCAGATCTGAACGAGCCGTTTTAA